Sequence from the Thermocoleostomius sinensis A174 genome:
ACCAATCTCTTTAAAAACGGAGGATATGAACGTGGGCTGGAAAGTGCGGGCAATTCGTGGGGCAATTACTGTGTCAGAAAATACGATCGATGCCATCCGAGACGCAGTTATAGAACTACTCGATGATTTAGAGCGCCACAATGCGATCGACCCCGACGATATTGTCAGCGTCACCTTTTCGGTTACGCGCGATCTCGATGCGGTGTTTCCAGCCGCCATTGCCCGCCATCGCCCCCATTGGCAAAATGTGCCCTTGCTAGACGTACAACAAATGTATGTGCCGGGTAGCCTAGAACGCTGTATCCGCTGTCTAATTCACATCAATGTGCCTGACCCCTTTGTAAAAATTCATCATTCCTATTTGCGCCAAGCGAGAGAACTGCGTCCAGATCTGGTCGGAGTCAGATTAGGAGAGTAGGGATTGAGAGTTTAAGCTAGATAGTCATCCCGTGTGCCCTTGGCTTCGATCGCTCCGGACAAGCGTTTCAATGCATGGACATAGGCAGCAGTGCGCATAGAACAGTTCAATTCTTGAGCGATCGACCAAATCCGCTCGGTTTCTTCGGTCATTTTCTCTTGAAGGCGATGGTTGACTTCTTCAAGGCTCCAGTAGAATCCACTGCGGTTCTGCACCCACTCAAAGTAACTGACCGTCACACCACCCGCATTCACCA
This genomic interval carries:
- the aroH gene encoding chorismate mutase; protein product: MNVGWKVRAIRGAITVSENTIDAIRDAVIELLDDLERHNAIDPDDIVSVTFSVTRDLDAVFPAAIARHRPHWQNVPLLDVQQMYVPGSLERCIRCLIHINVPDPFVKIHHSYLRQARELRPDLVGVRLGE